The following are encoded in a window of Chaetodon auriga isolate fChaAug3 chromosome 24, fChaAug3.hap1, whole genome shotgun sequence genomic DNA:
- the rwdd gene encoding RWD domain-containing protein 4: MTANEDQEMELEALRSIYEGDECFKEISPVSFQFRIGDLEDTKAFILDASWPETYPETAPQISLDAFFNNRISAETKQQILSKLEEQVEANLGTAMMYTLFEWAKENQEALMENHKPVVTAVTITSSSEVTTTTSTAKKKERKEQLTKAQKRRMISRTDNKGELPRGWNWVDVIKLSKTGGKDDD; the protein is encoded by the exons ATGACAGCGAACGAGGATCAAGAG ATGGAGTTGGAGGCTCTTCGCTCCATCTACGAGGGGGATGAGTGTTTCAAGGAAATTAGTCCAGTGTCTTTTCAATTTAGG ATAGGAGACCTCGAGGACACCAAAGCGTTCATCCTGGACGCCTCATGGCCAGAGACATACCCTGAGACGGCCCCACAAATCTCCCTTGATGCCTTTTTCAACAACAGAAT ctctgcagagacaaagcagcagatcctgtcaaagctggaggagcaggtggaggctaACCTGGGCACTGCAATGATGTACACTCTGTTTGAGTGGGCCAAGGAGAACCAGGAGGCCCTCATGGAGAACCACAAGCCTGTAGTCACTGCTGTG ACGATAACATCCAGTAGTGAGGTGACCACGACCACCTCGACGgccaagaagaaggagaggaaggagcagcTGACGAAAGctcagaagaggaggatgatcaGCAGAACAG ATAACAAAGGGGAACTGCCAAGAGGATGGAACTGGGTTGATGTTATTAAA CTGAGCAAAACGGGAGGAAAGGACGATGACTAG